A single region of the Drosophila miranda strain MSH22 chromosome 2, D.miranda_PacBio2.1, whole genome shotgun sequence genome encodes:
- the LOC108156331 gene encoding lipase 3-like, with product MAQILLRWIVLVVNILGGLALMDTGDYIRMHNYPVEKHTAVTQDGYILALYRIPNSPRRPSSSGPKPAVLFVHGMTCSSDYWVIIGPDQGLPFLLADEGYDVWLINSRGNTYSRKHRTISPNNKDFWRFDWHEIGIYDTTTTIDFILSMTGQTAVHYVGHSQGATSFLAMLSMRPEYNIKVKTSHLLGPVAFSGKMPSKLFKIIKNFYLQLGDMELMYNTPFWSKIFSSLCSVLLIRHTLCRNFAFLISGGPSKHLNTTLLPAIAATAAAGISTRQIKHYAQLIDSGRFALYDFGKRENLAIYGTTDPPDYPLNEVNPLSPIDFYYSDNDGMAAVEDVLLTIHSLPNARGHRHQLSDWGHIDYVFGNNLKFYVNNDIVNIANAFESRLSEANQHHR from the exons ATGGCACAGATCCTCTTAAGGTGGATAGTTCTTGTGGTGAACATATTGGGGGGACTCGCTCTGATGGATACG GGCGACTATATCAGGATGCACAACTATCCCGTGGAGAAGCATACGGCGGTGACCCAAGATGGTTACATACTTGCCCTCTATCGGATTCCGAACTCTCCTCGCCGTCCCAGCTCGTCGGGACCGAAGCCCGCCGTCCTTTTCGTCCATGGCATGACTTGCTCCTCTGACTACTGGGTGATTATCGGACCAGACCAAGGTCTGCCATTCCTACTGGCCGACGAGGGCTATGACGTTTGGCTGATCAACAGCCGGGGGAACACCTATTCACGTAAGCACCGGACCATTAGCCCTAATAACAAGGATTTCTGGCGATTCGACTGGCACGAAATCGGAATATATGACACCACCACCACGATCGACTTTATACTGAGTATGACTGGACAAACGGCTGTTCACTATGTGGGCCACTCGCAGGGAGCTACATCTTTTCTGGCGATGCTCTCGATGCGACCTGAGTATAATATCAAAGTGAAGACGAGCCATCTTCTCGGGCCGGTTGCTTTCAGCGGAAAAATGCCATCAAAGCTATTCAAAATTATAAAGAACTTTTACCTTCAGCTGGGCGACATGGAGTTGATGTATAATACTCCATTTTGGAGCAAAATATTTTCGTCCCTGTGCAGCGTACTTCTTATAAGACACACATTATGCCGAAATTTTGCCTTTCTGATCTCTGGCGGTCCCTCAAAACATTTAAATACG ACACTATTGCCGGCGATTGCGGCCACTGCTGCAGCGGGTATTTCAACTCGACAAATTAAGCATTATGCCCAACTTATCGATTCCGGCCGATTCGCCCTCTACGACTTCGGAAAAAGGGAGAATCTCGCGATCTATGGCACCACAGATCCACCAGACTATCCGCTAAATGAAGTAAACCCTTTGAGCCCCATTGATTTTTACTATAGCGACAACGATGGTATGGCAGCCGTCGAGGATGTACTGCTGACCATCCATTCTTTGCCCAACGCACGGGGACATCGTCATCAATTGTCCGACTGGGGTCACATTGACTATGTGTTCGGCAATAATCTAAAGTTTTATGTTAACAATGATATTGTTAACATTGCCAATGCTTTTGAATCTCGTTTAAGCGAAGCTAATCAGCATCACCGCTAA
- the LOC108157636 gene encoding xaa-Pro aminopeptidase 2, producing the protein MTTAKWIWRLLLNILLVLGAVAAEPTRGYHREICQYRKGKLIQPMSLYHSRLLALREQMQIRASLQGPEIYGYILPSTDEHLNQEVAARDQRMCYLTGYTGVRAVAAITHHGAAVWLEKRYAQQADGELDCDWEIYLANGNVSIADWLGSRVHLDKRVGADPHLVPHQLWAEWERELEDKFLKLVKVNNNLVDLIWGAERPEQPKNQVIQVQAREFAGENWQDKIRELRRRLAHLGCDAMVVTSLTEIAYLLNIRGTDIPYTPVVKSYVIVSQDDIFFYVDHGKISLGIDLHLRTDCFNEDCVKIKEYHQIWSDIRTYAQIWKRVLVSAPCVQDLGTSEAIYSSMPGKIVVEYISPIIFMRAQKNSDEQAGMRKAHIRDGAAICESMSNMEARFQTEQWTEEKIKYEVELWRLSQKHAKGLSLRTVVAYGEHSALPYYISSNVTNIEVSDQSLLVIESGGQYLEGTTDVSRTFIFGEPTHDMKKAYTNVLAGILHLAQLKFPADLKPSEVDALVRSMVWKDMTDYPQATGHGIGAYGSVEEPPISVAYGKNSSFHFKQGYFFSSESGYYKRDDFGVRLKNVLEVIDTGHRHPSGAHFLAFQDVTLVPYEPKLIDSTLLSAVEKRLLNEYNAKIRNDIGDELKRLGNMRAFYWMMNKTRHIREYLPEDEYRSAIAGGSHTSLPLVSLLVMIIAAILPARS; encoded by the exons ATGACGACAGCCAAATGGATTTGGCGCTTGCTGCTGAACATCTTGCTGG TTCTGGGCGCCGTGGCCGCAGAGCCCACCCGGGGCTATCACCGAGAGATTTGCCAGTACCGCAAGGGCAAACTG ATCCAGCCCATGAGCTTGTACCACAGTCGGCTGCTGGCACTGCGGGAGCAAATGCAGATTCGGGCCTCGCTGCAGGGGCCCGAGATCTACGGATATATCCTCCCCTCGACCGACGAGCACCTCAACCAGGAGGTGGCCGCACGCGATCAACGAATGTGCTATTTGACCGGCTATACGGGTGTGCGGGCCGTTGCCGCCATTACGCACCACGGAGCCGCCGTCTGGCTGGAGAAGCGCTACGCCCAGCAGGCGGACGGAGAGCTCGACTGCGACTGGGAAATCTATCTGGCCAACGGCAATGTCAGCATCGCCGATTGGCTGGGGAGCCGAGTGCACTTGGACAAGCGGGTGGGCGCCGATCCGCATCTGGTGCCGCATCAGCTCTGGGCCGAGTGGGAGCGCGAACTGGAGGACAAGTTCCTGAAGCTGGTCAAGGTCAACAACAACCTGGTGGACCTCATTTGGGGAGCAGAGCGGCCCGAGCAGCCCAAGAATCAGGTGATTCAGGTGCAGGCTCGCGAGTTTGCGGGCGAGAACTGGCAGGACAAGATCCGGGAGTTGAGGCGTCGCCTGGCGCACCTCGGCTGTGACGCCATGGTGGTCACATCGCTAACTGAGATCGCCTATCTGCTCAACATCCGTGGCACTGACATACCCTACACGCCAGTGGTGAAG TCGTATGTGATTGTGAGCCAGGATGATATATTCTTCTATGTGGATCATGGAAAGATCAGTCTGGGAATCGACCTCCATCTACGCACGGACTGCTTCAACGAGGACTGTGTCAA AATTAAGGAATATCATCAAATCTGGAGCGATATACGCACCTATGCACAGATCTGGAAGCGTGTGCTCGTCTCGGCCCCCTGCGTGCAGGATCTGGGCACCTCCGAGGCCATTTACTCCTCGATGCCAGGGAAAATCGTTGTGGAGTACATCTCGCCCATTATTTTCATGCGGGCCCAGAAGAACTCCGATGAGCAGGCTGGCATGCGGAAGGCGCATATAAGGGACGGTGCCGCCATTTGCGAGTCCATGAGCAACATGGAGGCCAGATTCCAGACGGAGCAGTGGACCGAGGAGAAGATTAAGTATGAGGTGGAGCTCTGGCGCCTCTCCCAGAAGCATGCCAAGGGGCTGTCCCTGCGCACGGTCGTGGCTTATGGCGAGCACTCGGCCCTGCCCTACTATATATCCAGCAATGTGACCAATATCGAGGTCTCCGACCAGAGCCTGCTGGTCATCGAGTCGGGTGGACAGTACTTGGAGGGCACCACGGATGTCTCGCGGACGTTCATCTTTGGCGAGCCAACGCATGACATGAAAAAGGCCTACACAAACGTCCTGGCGGGCATCTTGCATCTGGCGCAGCTCAAGTTCCCGGCCGATCTGAAGCCCTCCGAGGTAGATGCTCTCGTGCGCAGCATGGTGTGGAAGGATATGACGGACTATCCACAGGCAACAGGTCATGGCATTGGCGCCTACGGTTCTGTAGAAGAGC caCCTATATCCGTGGCTTATGGCAAGAACAGCAGCTTCCACTTCAAGCAGGGGTACTTCTTCTCCAGCG AGTCTGGCTACTACAAACGGGATGACTTTGGCGTGCGCCTGAAGAACGTGCTCGAGGTCATTGACACTGGACACAGGCATCCCAGTGGCGCACACTTCCTAGCATTCCAGGACGTCACATTGGTCCCCTACGAGCCGAAGCTGATAGACAGCACCCTGCTCAGTGCCGTCGAGAAGCGCCTGCTCAACGAGTACAATGCCAAGATCCGGAACGACATTGGGGACGAGCTGAAGCGACTGGGCAACATGAGGGCCTTCTACTGGATGATGAACAAGACGCGACACATCCGGGAGTATCTGCCCGAGGACGAGTACCGCTCAGCGATCGCAGGTGGTAGTCACACCAGCCTGCCGCTGGTATCCCTCCTTGTGATGATCATCGCAGCGATCCTCCCAGCCCGGTCCTAG
- the LOC108156329 gene encoding translation initiation factor IF-2, giving the protein MAISKSHRIRRSSCKVFPGRCSTGNGLANPLALALVFVTLAAVSMLAPCSALPSESTTFPADIEEIVNQNETTVEPALQEVAIDPVETRASEVVDDLVDTSFVALAGEDLEQDIRNAVKSEMELEMEADASSPVVQLKEELAQDQENKTDHQETEVQSAREPKTLEAEEEGSKEVPLNPQANNDQTKELQQTNTNADTATATEHTPVSSEQEEGRSRPLPSVTSDLVSVIFNENRAITEQPITKTNLLALEQEHEVFEDRETTPLPIYEGPKHQVTKKQGVEDLLPVEVAPEVPSETPSQETKTVLEERILEEQTDSLNEIDSEEIEPKAISTISVEPTNAEVETKADIEAKAEIAAKAEIEAQIEEAGPPEETVVEPAEPQDPVNEASGAEIAIPETTEETATEVLSPNEEHSEEEEEVAVARTEQIKTVHESTETQKVVDSDVPKGTHNVEDESIEEKEAESDETDAKTEQSKDDDDSSGKEEKPSAADEPKCPSDDSTATPLVSYPPHDAGQTFDSNSADEHSAPLSRPSSYRSTMIIALCSGTAVIFIITSLVIFVVSFQRQHGTLDIEMQEQRLGKDSLHEEDAQMKLLDVDLSTPVIVSMGSEETEECL; this is encoded by the exons ATGGCAATTTCTAAGAGCCATCGCATCAGGAGAAGCAGCTGCAAAGTTTTTCCAGGCAGATGCTCCACCGGGAACGGACTGGCGAACCCTCTGGCTCTGGCATTGGTCTTCGTGACGCTGGCCGCAGTGTCCATGCTGGCTCCATGCTCGGCTCTACCTT CCGAGTCAACCACCTTTCCTGCGGATATCGAAGAAATCGTAAATCAAAATGAAACGACCGTTGAGCCTGCCCTCCAGGAAGTGGCGATCGATCCTGTAGAGACCAGAGCGTCTGAAGTTGTGGATGACCTGGTGGACACCAGCTTTGTTGCTTTGGCCGGCGAGGACCTAGAGCAGGACATACGAAATGCGGTGAAGAGTGAAATGGAGTTGGAAATGGAGGCCGATGCCTCGAGTCCGGTGGTGCAACTGAAGGAGGAGCTCGCACAGGACCAGGAAAATAAAACCGATCATCAGGAGACTGAAG TTCAAAGTGCTCGCGAGCCCAAGACACTTGAAGCTGAGGAAGAGGGTTCCAAAGAAGTCCCATTGAACCCACAAGCGAACAACGATCAAACCAAGGAATTACAACAAACAAATACGAATGCGGATACCGCTACGGCTACTGAACATACACCCGTGTCCAGCGAGCAGGAGGAGGGCCGTAGCAGACCGTTGCCCAGTGTAACCAGTGACCTGGTGTCCGTCATCTTCAACGAGAACCGGGCTATCACCGAACAACCCATCACTAAAACAAACCTGTTGGCCTTGGAGCAGGAGCACGAGGTCTTTGAGGATAGAGAGACAACTCCGTTGCCGATCTATGAAGGACCCAAGCACCAGGTGACCAAGAAACAAGGCGTGGAAGATCTGCTGCCCGTTGAGGTGGCGCCGGAGGTTCCTTCGGAGACTCCTTCGCAAGAAACTAAAACTGTTCTCGAAGAGCGTATACTTGAGGAGCAAACAGACAGTCTGAATGAAATCGATTCTGAGGAGATTGAACCAAAAGCGATCAGCACTATCAGCGTGGAACCTACCAATGCGGAAGTAGAAACTAAAGCTGATATCGAGGCTAAGGCTGAGATCGCGGCAAAGGCAGAGATTGAGGCACAGATAGAAGAGGCAGGACCGCCAGAGGAAACAGTCGTGGAGCCAGCAGAGCCGCAGGACCCCGTTAATGAGGCCTCTGGAGCAGAGATCGCCATACCTGAGACTACAGAGGAGACTGCAACTGAAGTCTTAAGCCCCAATGAAGAGCActcagaggaggaggaggaggttgCTGTAGCCCGAACTGAGCAGATTAAGACTGTCCATGAATCAACCGAAACACAGAAAGTCGTAGATTCAGATGTTCCCAAAGGCACCCACAATGTTGAAGATGAGTCCATCGAAGAGAAAGAAGCAGAAAGCGATGAAACAGATGCTAAAACCGAACAGTCCAAGGACGATGACGATTCCTCGGGGAAGGAAGAAAAACCATCCGCTGCAGATGAGCCAAAATGTCCATCGGACGACAGCACCGCCACACCGCTGGTGTCCTATCCCCCCCACGATGCCGGACAGACCTTCGACAGCAACTCGGCCGACGAACATTCAGCACCTCTCTCGCGGCCCTCCTCCTACCGTTCCACCATGATCATCGCCCTGTGCTCTGGAACTGCGGTGATCTTCATTATCACCTCGCTGGTCATTTTCGTGGTATCGTTCCAACGCCAGCATGGGACACTGGACATCGAGATGCAGGAGCAACGCCTTGGCAAGGACTCTCTGCACGAGGAGGATGCTCAGATGAAGCTGCTGGATGTGGATCTCTCAACGCCCGTCATTGTATCGATGGGCAGCGAGGAGACAGAAGAATGCCTATAG
- the LOC108156333 gene encoding lipase 3-like isoform X2, which produces MFIGLFLVYSSYTSGPEILASYNYPVEQHSVETTDNYILKLVHIPNSPNATNAQSPKPVVFIMHGMSGSSDAYLLIGPSDGLPYLLADAGFDVWLGNSRGNTYSRLHKYMDPKHKSFWNFSWHEMGTRDLPASIDYVLDRTCQRSLHYVGYSQGATQFLVMLSMRPEYNEKIKTSHLTAPAAFLKNMNTGLGSIVEKVILAFDDREWFSNRHGITSWASIFCSVRPMKSICTSLFMMVYGINGDQISKLKHYLQLKMSSRFCMYDHGKKTNRLIYGSSRPPDYPLKYVKPKSPINLYYSSSDFVVSKENVLLLAEKLSLCELHHIPYYSHIEFQFARAVGTTLNRPIVKLISKYETDRNK; this is translated from the exons ATGTTTATAGGCCTTTTCCTGGTATATTCATCGTACACGTCCGGC CCGGAAATTCTAGCTTCTTACAATTATCCAGTGGAGCAGCACTCCGTGGAAACAACCGATAACTATATACTAAAGCTAGTACACATTCCAAATTCGCCCAACGCAACAAATGCACAAAGCCCCAAGCCGGTGGTCTTTATTATGCATGGAATGAGCGGCTCCTCGGACGCCTATCTGTTGATCGGACCCTCTGACGGCCTTCCCTACTTGCTCGCAGATGCGGGATTCGATGTGTGGCTGGGAAACTCACGGGGAAACACCTACTCTCGCCTACACAAATACATGGATCCCAAGCACAAAAGTTTTTGGAATTTTAGCTGGCATGAAATGGGCACTAGGGACCTGCCCGCGAGCATTGACTACGTTTTGGATAGAACTTGCCAAAGATCCCTGCACTATGTGGGGTACTCTCAAGGGGCCACCCAATTTCTCGTGATGCTCAGTATGCGGCCAGAATATAACGAAAAAATTAAGACATCACACTTGACGGCACCTGCCGCGTTTCTTAAAAACATGAACACGGGTTTGGGCAGCATCGTTGAAAAAGTAATCCTGGCATTTGACGACCGAGAGTGGTTTAGTAACCGCCACGGAATAACCAGTTGGGCCTCGATATTTTGCAGTGTCCGACCAATGAAATCGATTTGCACGTCTTTATTTATGATGGTATACGGTATAAATGGGGATCAAATCAGCAAA CTGAAGCATTACCTGCAACTAAAAATGTCGTCGAGATTCTGTATGTACGATCATGGCAAAAAGACGAACAGGCTTATCTATGGGAGCTCACGGCCGCCCGATTATCCCCTGAAGTATGTGAAGCCAAAGTCTCCGATCAATCTCTACTACAGCTCCTCTGACTTTGTGGTATCTAAGGAGAATGTGCTCCTTCTGGCAGAGAAATTGTCCTTATGTGAACTACATCATATTCCGTATTATAGTCACATTGAGTTTCAGTTTGCACGTGCTGTGGGTACAACTCTGAATAGGCCGATTGTAAAGCTCATCAGTAAGTACGAAACGGAccgaaataaataa
- the LOC108156330 gene encoding lipase 3, with amino-acid sequence MRSLPLPLDTVGLVSLIVVAMWWLQQVTATLRQSREIIITDAVRRIQNDGYNVERHTVTTKDGYVLTLHRIPQVDPNDGTVLRRPVVFLLSGLYASSDVWLLNGREDSLAYLLWRAGYDVWLGNNRGNIYCRHNLWMNATEREFWNFSWHEMSIYDMPAQVDYVLRASGVARMHFVGISQGGTIFLVFNSMMPQYNTVFKTATLLAPVAYVSNTKSGLAKIVGPILGTRNYISKMLEGVEMFSTNKFFKKLLSMTCLDNEKPLVCITRLWPAVGYDTRFLNKTLLPDLMANFPTGGSVKQLMHYFQGYVSTKFRQYDYGPERNWLHYQQLEPPEYALEKVSTPITIFFSENDYIVAPADIWKLLTRLPNVEAAYKVPWKRWNHFDFICGLGVREYIFDNIVVSMNRYEHRRRR; translated from the exons ATGCGatcgctgcctctgcctctggaTACCGTCGGGCTGGTGTCGCTGATCGTTGTCGCTATGTGGTGGCTGCAACAGGTGACGGCCACCCTACGTCAATCCCGCGAAATTATCATAACAGATGCG GTGCGGCGCATACAGAACGATGGCTACAACGTCGAACGCCACACGGTGACAACAAAGGATGGCTATGTGCTGACGCTACATCGCATACCGCAGGTGGACCCCAATGATGGCACAGTGCTGCGCCGACCCGTTGTCTTCCTGCTCTCCGGCCTGTACGCCTCGTCGGATGT CTGGCTGCTGAACGGACGCGAAGATTCGCTGGCCTATCTACTGTGGCGCGCCGGCTACGATGTGTGGCTGGGCAACAATCGGGGGAACATCTACTGCCGGCATAACCTCTGGATGAACGCCACAGAGAGGGAGTTCTGGAACTTCAGCTGGCACGAGATGAGCATCTACGACATGCCCGCCCAGGTTGACTACGTGCTGCGAGCCAGCGGTGTGGCGAGGATGCACTTCGTGGGCATCTCGCAGGGCGGCACCATCTTCCTCGTGTTCAACTCGATGATGCCGCAATATAATACGGTCTTCAAGACGGCCACCCTGCTGGCTCCGGTGGCCTATGTGAGTAATACGAAGAGCGGGCTGGCCAAGATCGTCGGACCCATACTGGGGACGCGCAACTACATCTCCAAGATGCTCGAGGGCGTCGAGATGTTCTCCACGAACAAGTTCTTCAAGAAGCTCCTCTCAATGACCTGCCTGGATAACGAGAAGCCGCTGGTGTGCATCACGCGCCTCTGGCCCGCCGTTGGCTACGACACTCGGTTCCTTAACAAAACCCTTCTGCCGGATCTGATGGCCAACTTCCCCACTGGCGGATCAGTCAAGCAGCTGATGCACTACTTCCAGGGCTACGTATCCACCAAGTTCCGGCAGTACGACTACGGCCCGGAGCGGAACTGGCTGCACTACCAGCAACTGGAGCCGCCGGAGTATGCCCTGGAGAAGGTGTCGACACCCATAACCATTTTCTTCTCGGAAAACGACTACATTGTCGCCCCGGCCGACATCTGGAAGCTCTTGACGCGGCTGCCCAATGTCGAGGCCGCGTACAAGGTGCCCTGGAAGCGATGGAATCATTTCGATTTCATCTGCGGCCTGGGGGTACGAGAATACATCTTCGACAACATAGTGGTATCCATGAATCGCTACGAGCACCGACGACGTCGCTAG
- the LOC108156333 gene encoding lipase 3-like isoform X1: MFIGLFLVYSSYTSGPEILASYNYPVEQHSVETTDNYILKLVHIPNSPNATNAQSPKPVVFIMHGMSGSSDAYLLIGPSDGLPYLLADAGFDVWLGNSRGNTYSRLHKYMDPKHKSFWNFSWHEMGTRDLPASIDYVLDRTCQRSLHYVGYSQGATQFLVMLSMRPEYNEKIKTSHLTAPAAFLKNMNTGLGSIVEKVILAFDDREWFSNRHGITSWASIFCSVRPMKSICTSLFMMVYGINGDQISKAIIMLILKTLPAGISSRQLKHYLQLKMSSRFCMYDHGKKTNRLIYGSSRPPDYPLKYVKPKSPINLYYSSSDFVVSKENVLLLAEKLSLCELHHIPYYSHIEFQFARAVGTTLNRPIVKLISKYETDRNK; encoded by the exons ATGTTTATAGGCCTTTTCCTGGTATATTCATCGTACACGTCCGGC CCGGAAATTCTAGCTTCTTACAATTATCCAGTGGAGCAGCACTCCGTGGAAACAACCGATAACTATATACTAAAGCTAGTACACATTCCAAATTCGCCCAACGCAACAAATGCACAAAGCCCCAAGCCGGTGGTCTTTATTATGCATGGAATGAGCGGCTCCTCGGACGCCTATCTGTTGATCGGACCCTCTGACGGCCTTCCCTACTTGCTCGCAGATGCGGGATTCGATGTGTGGCTGGGAAACTCACGGGGAAACACCTACTCTCGCCTACACAAATACATGGATCCCAAGCACAAAAGTTTTTGGAATTTTAGCTGGCATGAAATGGGCACTAGGGACCTGCCCGCGAGCATTGACTACGTTTTGGATAGAACTTGCCAAAGATCCCTGCACTATGTGGGGTACTCTCAAGGGGCCACCCAATTTCTCGTGATGCTCAGTATGCGGCCAGAATATAACGAAAAAATTAAGACATCACACTTGACGGCACCTGCCGCGTTTCTTAAAAACATGAACACGGGTTTGGGCAGCATCGTTGAAAAAGTAATCCTGGCATTTGACGACCGAGAGTGGTTTAGTAACCGCCACGGAATAACCAGTTGGGCCTCGATATTTTGCAGTGTCCGACCAATGAAATCGATTTGCACGTCTTTATTTATGATGGTATACGGTATAAATGGGGATCAAATCAGCAAA GCTATTATAATGCTTATTCTGAAAACCCTTCCGGCGGGGATCTCGTCGAGACAGCTGAAGCATTACCTGCAACTAAAAATGTCGTCGAGATTCTGTATGTACGATCATGGCAAAAAGACGAACAGGCTTATCTATGGGAGCTCACGGCCGCCCGATTATCCCCTGAAGTATGTGAAGCCAAAGTCTCCGATCAATCTCTACTACAGCTCCTCTGACTTTGTGGTATCTAAGGAGAATGTGCTCCTTCTGGCAGAGAAATTGTCCTTATGTGAACTACATCATATTCCGTATTATAGTCACATTGAGTTTCAGTTTGCACGTGCTGTGGGTACAACTCTGAATAGGCCGATTGTAAAGCTCATCAGTAAGTACGAAACGGAccgaaataaataa
- the LOC108156332 gene encoding lipase 3-like produces the protein MTQILLRWIVLVVNILGGLALMDTGDYIRMHNYPVEKHTAVTQDGYILALYRIPNSPRRPSTSGPKPAVLFVHGMTCSSDYWVIIGPDQGLPFLLADEGYDVWLINSRGNTYSRKHLTISPNSEDFWQFDWHEIGIYDTTTSIDFILSMTGQTAVHYVGHSQGATSFLAMLSMRPEYNIKVKTSHLLGPVAFSGKMPSKLYKAINTFYLQLGDMELMYNTPFWSRIFSSLCTVLLLRHTLCRNMAFLISGGSSRHLNMTLLPAMAATASAGISTRQIKHYAQLIDSGRFALYDFGKRENLAIYGTTDPPDYPLNEVNPLSPIDFYYSDNDGMAAVEDVLLTIHSLPNARGHRHQLSDWGHIDYVFGNNLKFYVNNDIVNIANAFESRLSEANQHHR, from the exons ATGACACAGATCCTCTTAAGGTGGATAGTTCTTGTGGTGAACATATTGGGGGGACTCGCTCTGATGGATACG GGCGACTATATCAGGATGCACAACTATCCCGTGGAGAAGCATACGGCGGTGACCCAAGATGGTTACATACTTGCCCTCTATCGGATTCCGAACTCTCCTCGCCGTCCCAGCACGTCGGGACCGAAGCCCGCCGTCCTTTTCGTCCATGGCATGACTTGCTCCTCTGACTACTGGGTGATTATCGGACCAGACCAAGGTCTGCCATTCCTACTGGCCGACGAGGGCTATGACGTTTGGCTGATCAACAGCCGGGGGAACACCTATTCACGTAAGCACCTCACCATTAGCCCTAATAGCGAGGATTTCTGGCAGTTCGACTGGCACGAAATCGGAATATATGACACCACAACCTCCATCGACTTTATACTGAGTATGACTGGACAAACGGCTGTCCACTATGTGGGCCACTCGCAGGGAGCTACTTCTTTTCTGGCGATGCTCTCGATGCGACCTGAGTATAATATCAAAGTGAAGACGAGCCATCTTCTCGGGCCGGTTGCTTTCAGCGGAAAAATGCCATCAAAGCTATATAAAGCTATAAATACCTTTTACCTTCAGCTGGGCGACATGGAGTTGATGTATAATACTCCCTTTTGGAGCCGAATATTTTCGTCCCTGTGCACCGTACTCCTTCTAAGACACACATTATGCCGAAATATGGCCTTTCTGATTTCCGGCGGTTCTTCAAGACATTTAAATATG ACACTATTGCCGGCGATGGCGGCCACTGCTTCAGCGGGTATTTCAACTCGACAAATTAAGCATTATGCCCAACTTATCGATTCCGGCCGATTCGCCCTCTACGACTTCGGAAAAAGGGAGAATCTCGCGATCTATGGCACCACAGATCCACCAGACTATCCGCTAAATGAAGTAAACCCTTTGAGCCCCATTGATTTTTACTATAGCGACAACGATGGTATGGCAGCCGTCGAGGATGTACTGCTGACCATCCATTCTTTGCCCAACGCACGGGGACATCGTCATCAATTGTCCGACTGGGGTCACATTGACTATGTGTTCGGCAATAATCTAAAGTTTTATGTTAACAATGATATTGTTAACATTGCCAATGCTTTTGAATCTCGTTTAAGCGAAGCTAATCAGCATCACCGCTAA